One Nonomuraea angiospora DNA segment encodes these proteins:
- a CDS encoding ABC transporter permease, translating to MLGYFGRRLVYVVVTLWAISIVTFVIINLPPGDYVSTLVANAQAGGEGLTPAEIANLRHRYGLDDPLLVQYWRWITAILLHGDFGQSFAWNQAVSTLIGERVALSAVLSISSLLMVWAIAFPIGIYSAVKQYSWGDYGFSFLGFIGMAVPEFMLALILMYVGFRFFGQSVGGLFSPEFQDAAWNLGKVLDLLGHLWVPIVVIGVSGTAGMIRVTRANLLDELYRPYVHTARAKGLPEWKLLLKYPVRMSLSPFFSTVGWLLPGLIGGETIVSVVMSLPTGGPLLLNGVMNQDMYLVGSFIMILSTLTVIGTVVSDLALAWWDPRIRKRYKRE from the coding sequence GTGCTGGGCTACTTCGGCCGCCGCCTGGTGTACGTGGTGGTGACGCTCTGGGCGATCTCGATCGTCACGTTCGTCATCATCAACCTGCCGCCGGGCGACTACGTCTCGACGCTCGTGGCCAACGCGCAGGCGGGCGGCGAGGGCCTCACTCCGGCTGAGATCGCCAACCTCAGGCACCGGTACGGCCTCGACGACCCGCTCCTGGTGCAGTACTGGCGCTGGATCACGGCGATCCTCCTGCACGGCGATTTTGGTCAATCGTTTGCCTGGAACCAGGCGGTCTCCACGCTCATCGGCGAGCGGGTCGCGCTGTCGGCGGTGCTGTCGATCAGCTCGCTGCTCATGGTCTGGGCGATCGCGTTCCCGATCGGCATCTACAGCGCGGTCAAGCAGTACTCGTGGGGCGACTACGGCTTCTCGTTCCTGGGGTTCATCGGCATGGCGGTGCCGGAGTTCATGCTGGCGCTGATCCTCATGTACGTCGGCTTCCGCTTCTTCGGCCAGAGCGTCGGCGGCCTGTTCTCCCCCGAGTTCCAGGACGCCGCCTGGAACCTGGGCAAGGTCCTCGACCTGCTCGGCCACCTGTGGGTGCCCATCGTGGTGATCGGCGTGTCCGGCACCGCCGGCATGATCCGCGTCACCCGGGCGAACCTGCTGGACGAGCTGTATCGACCGTACGTGCACACGGCCAGGGCCAAGGGCCTGCCGGAGTGGAAGCTGCTGCTGAAGTACCCGGTGCGGATGTCGCTCAGCCCGTTCTTCAGCACGGTCGGCTGGCTGCTGCCCGGCCTGATCGGCGGGGAGACGATCGTGTCGGTGGTCATGAGCCTGCCGACCGGCGGCCCGCTGCTGCTCAACGGCGTCATGAACCAGGACATGTACCTGGTCGGCAGCTTCATCATGATCCTCAGCACGCTGACCGTGATCGGAACCGTGGTGAGCGACCTGGCGCTGGCGTGGTGGGACCCGCGAATCCGCAAACGGTACAAGAGAGAGTAG